Proteins co-encoded in one Kutzneria chonburiensis genomic window:
- a CDS encoding NAD(P)/FAD-dependent oxidoreductase — protein sequence MSRGKIAVIGAGVAGLTAAYLLQRRYDVSLFEADARLGGHAHTHDLATQDGGYVAVDSGFIVHNEQTYPNLLRLFHELGVATQDSEMSMSVRCDGCGLEYAGARRLPGLFAQRANAVRGRYLRMLAEVKRFHRHARRVMADERAGDVTLGAFLAVGGYSTYFMQHFMVPMVSAVWSAGEALSLSYPAPYLFTFLANHGMLSVGGSPQWKTVVGGSRRYVERAAKGLSAVEISTPIRCISRTAGGVAVRDDADEVHEFDKIVVATHPDQALRLLAAPTVPEREVLGAFEYSRNETWLHSDPSVLPVSPRARASWNYLKTSCHDGGGPVLVSYDMNRLMRLNTPVEYVVTLNATDRVAPDAVIARMTYEHPIYTPSALAAQRRLPSLNDGTVAYAGAYHGWGFHEDGCASGVRAAESLGVTW from the coding sequence CTGCAACGCCGCTACGACGTGTCGCTGTTCGAGGCCGACGCACGGCTGGGCGGGCACGCGCACACGCACGACCTGGCCACCCAGGACGGCGGCTACGTCGCCGTGGACAGCGGCTTCATCGTGCACAACGAGCAGACCTACCCGAACCTGCTGCGGCTGTTCCACGAGCTGGGCGTGGCCACGCAGGACTCGGAGATGTCCATGAGCGTGCGCTGTGACGGCTGCGGCCTGGAGTACGCGGGGGCGCGGCGTCTGCCGGGGCTGTTCGCCCAGCGGGCCAACGCCGTCCGCGGCCGGTACCTGCGGATGTTGGCCGAGGTCAAGCGGTTCCACCGGCACGCGCGGCGGGTGATGGCCGACGAGCGGGCCGGCGACGTGACGCTGGGGGCGTTCCTCGCGGTCGGCGGCTATTCGACGTACTTCATGCAGCACTTCATGGTGCCGATGGTGTCGGCGGTGTGGTCGGCGGGGGAGGCGCTGTCGCTGAGCTACCCGGCGCCGTACCTGTTCACCTTCCTGGCCAACCACGGGATGTTGTCCGTCGGCGGGTCGCCGCAGTGGAAGACGGTGGTCGGCGGGTCGCGCCGATACGTGGAGCGGGCGGCGAAAGGTCTGTCGGCGGTGGAGATCTCCACGCCCATCCGGTGTATCTCCCGTACGGCCGGCGGGGTGGCGGTGCGCGACGATGCCGACGAGGTCCACGAGTTCGACAAGATCGTGGTGGCCACCCACCCGGATCAGGCGCTCCGCTTACTCGCCGCGCCGACCGTCCCGGAGCGCGAGGTGCTCGGTGCGTTCGAGTACTCCCGCAATGAAACGTGGCTGCACAGCGACCCGTCCGTGCTGCCGGTCAGCCCGCGGGCCCGGGCGTCGTGGAACTACCTCAAGACCAGCTGCCACGACGGTGGCGGGCCGGTGCTCGTCAGCTACGACATGAACCGGTTGATGCGGTTGAACACCCCTGTTGAGTACGTCGTGACACTCAATGCGACGGACCGGGTCGCGCCCGATGCCGTGATCGCGAGGATGACGTACGAGCACCCGATCTACACGCCGTCGGCCCTGGCTGCACAGCGGCGTTTGCCCTCGTTGAACGACGGAACCGTGGCCTATGCCGGGGCCTATCACGGCTGGGGGTTCCATGAGGACGGTTGCGCCTCGGGCGTGCGCGCCGCCGAGTCGTTGGGCGTCACGTGGTAG
- a CDS encoding DUF1365 domain-containing protein, whose protein sequence is MVAAALYDVEVAHARRERIDYAFKHRVFLWLVDLDELPVLPWWLRPFARFESRDHVGDPARSIRQNLDAFLAAHDIWCDKVLMLANARSLGHVFNPLTVYWCYQQETLVCVVAEVHNTYGERHRYLLFPDDAGRARVDKEFYVSPFLALGGEYLMRFGEPGPTLSVTIALRQHGTTPLTATLRGHRRPATPFALVKLLVTRPLTTHRVSALIRRHGIALWLRRIPIVARTPHEESTS, encoded by the coding sequence GTGGTAGCCGCCGCCCTGTACGACGTGGAGGTCGCCCACGCCCGGCGTGAACGCATCGACTACGCGTTCAAGCACCGGGTGTTCCTGTGGTTGGTGGACCTGGACGAGCTGCCGGTGCTGCCGTGGTGGCTGCGGCCGTTCGCCCGCTTCGAATCCCGTGATCACGTCGGGGACCCCGCACGGTCGATCCGGCAGAACCTGGACGCTTTCCTTGCCGCCCATGACATCTGGTGCGACAAGGTGCTGATGCTGGCCAACGCGCGGTCGCTCGGGCACGTGTTCAACCCGCTGACCGTGTACTGGTGCTACCAGCAGGAGACCCTGGTCTGCGTGGTCGCCGAGGTGCACAACACCTATGGCGAACGGCATCGCTACCTGCTGTTCCCCGACGACGCCGGGCGGGCTCGCGTCGACAAGGAGTTCTACGTCTCGCCGTTCTTGGCACTCGGCGGCGAGTACCTGATGCGGTTCGGCGAGCCCGGGCCGACGCTGTCGGTCACCATCGCGCTGCGGCAGCACGGCACGACCCCACTCACCGCGACACTGCGTGGCCATCGCCGCCCGGCGACTCCGTTCGCACTGGTCAAGCTGCTGGTGACCCGGCCGCTGACCACGCACCGGGTGTCCGCGCTGATCCGTCGGCACGGCATCGCGCTGTGGCTGCGGCGGATCCCCATCGTTGCCCGCACCCCGCACGAGGAGAGCACGTCATGA
- a CDS encoding SAM-dependent methyltransferase, with protein MTKTRTIPLPSKGIWPGLAAVPRTPLRAAVAERLFRHAVRTIPVRVEFPDGRVLGAGGPDAPVLRLHRPAHFFHRLGADAKIGFGEAYMVGDWSSPDVADVLTPFAARMATLVPRPLQALRRIAERTQPSVEDNDLAGARENIHRHYDLSNDLFEIFLDETMTYSSGWFADPEQDLVDAQLRKIDGVLDLAGVGPDTDVLEIGTGWGALAIRAASRGARVTTLTLSAEQKALAEQRIQAAGVADRVRVLLRDYREEHGHYDAVVSVEMIEAVGKGYWPTYFATLDRLVRPGGRIGLQAITMPHDRMLATANAYTWMHKYVFPGGLIPSVEAIEDAVAQHTGLRVVHDRAFGQDYALTLRTWRRRFLERWQEVAALGFDETFRRMWEFYLAYSEAGFRAGYLDVHQFCLAK; from the coding sequence ATGACCAAGACCAGGACGATTCCGTTGCCCAGCAAGGGAATCTGGCCCGGGTTGGCCGCCGTGCCGCGGACGCCGCTGCGAGCCGCGGTGGCCGAGCGGCTGTTCCGGCACGCCGTGCGCACGATCCCGGTCCGCGTCGAGTTCCCCGACGGGCGGGTGCTCGGGGCCGGCGGTCCGGACGCGCCGGTGCTGCGGCTGCACCGGCCGGCGCACTTCTTCCACCGGCTCGGGGCCGACGCCAAGATCGGCTTCGGCGAGGCGTACATGGTCGGCGACTGGTCCAGCCCCGACGTGGCCGACGTGCTCACCCCGTTCGCCGCGCGGATGGCCACCCTCGTGCCGCGGCCGCTCCAGGCGCTGCGGCGGATCGCCGAGCGCACCCAGCCGTCGGTCGAGGACAACGACCTGGCCGGCGCGCGGGAGAACATCCACCGGCACTACGACCTGTCCAACGACCTGTTCGAGATCTTCCTCGACGAGACCATGACGTACTCGTCGGGCTGGTTCGCCGACCCTGAGCAGGACCTGGTCGACGCCCAGCTGCGCAAGATCGACGGCGTGCTGGACCTCGCCGGCGTCGGGCCGGACACCGACGTGCTGGAGATCGGCACCGGCTGGGGCGCGCTGGCCATCCGGGCCGCGTCGCGCGGCGCCCGCGTGACGACGCTGACGCTGTCGGCCGAGCAGAAAGCGCTGGCCGAGCAGCGGATCCAGGCCGCCGGCGTGGCCGATCGCGTGCGGGTGCTGCTGCGCGACTACCGCGAGGAGCACGGCCACTACGACGCGGTCGTCAGCGTCGAGATGATCGAGGCCGTCGGCAAGGGCTACTGGCCGACCTACTTCGCCACCCTTGACCGGCTGGTGCGGCCGGGCGGGCGGATCGGGTTGCAGGCCATCACCATGCCGCACGACCGGATGCTGGCCACCGCCAACGCGTACACGTGGATGCACAAGTACGTGTTCCCCGGCGGGCTGATCCCGTCGGTCGAGGCCATCGAGGACGCCGTCGCCCAGCACACCGGGCTGCGCGTCGTGCACGACCGGGCGTTCGGCCAGGACTACGCGCTGACCCTGCGGACCTGGCGGCGGCGGTTCCTTGAGCGTTGGCAGGAGGTCGCCGCGCTCGGCTTCGACGAGACGTTCCGCCGGATGTGGGAGTTCTACCTGGCCTACTCCGAGGCCGGGTTCCGGGCCGGCTACCTCGACGTGCACCAGTTCTGCCTGGCCAAGTGA
- a CDS encoding carbohydrate kinase family protein, with the protein MATASNEQVPAFDVLLSGTVFLDIIFTGLAHQPAAGTEVWSTGLGSSPGGIANLAVALSRLQLRTALAAAFGEDLYGDFCWEVLANQENVDLSCSRRFYGWHSPLTVSMAVDRDRSMVTHGHPSPVGPDELLSPPPRTRAAYVHVDLQEEQWVGAVKEQGALLFADVGWDPTEQWAPSMLRKLDGYDVFLPNSVEAMRYTREDTPERAAHKLAEVVPVVVVTRGGNGAYAVDSAHGVTCDVGGLNMAALDPTGAGDVFGAGFVFGTLADWPLADRVNFANLCAALSVQHFGGSLSAPGWHDIASWWRHLGRRDADELHPYEFLNNVLPTDPAAMVRRASPTIGLRGLN; encoded by the coding sequence GTGGCAACGGCGTCAAATGAGCAGGTCCCCGCGTTCGACGTGCTGCTGTCCGGCACGGTGTTCCTGGACATCATCTTCACCGGGCTGGCCCACCAGCCCGCGGCCGGCACCGAGGTGTGGTCCACCGGGCTGGGCTCCAGCCCCGGCGGCATCGCCAACCTGGCCGTCGCGCTGAGCCGGTTGCAGCTGCGCACCGCGCTGGCCGCCGCGTTCGGCGAGGACCTCTACGGGGATTTCTGCTGGGAGGTGCTGGCCAACCAGGAGAACGTCGACCTGTCGTGCAGCCGGCGGTTCTACGGCTGGCACTCGCCGCTGACCGTGTCGATGGCCGTGGACCGGGACCGCAGCATGGTCACGCACGGTCACCCCTCGCCGGTCGGGCCGGACGAGCTGCTCAGCCCGCCGCCGCGCACCCGGGCCGCGTATGTGCACGTCGACCTTCAGGAAGAGCAGTGGGTCGGCGCGGTGAAGGAGCAGGGGGCGCTACTGTTCGCCGACGTCGGTTGGGATCCCACCGAGCAGTGGGCGCCTTCCATGCTGCGGAAACTCGACGGTTATGACGTGTTCCTGCCCAACTCCGTCGAGGCCATGCGCTACACCCGGGAGGACACCCCCGAGCGGGCCGCCCACAAGCTTGCCGAGGTCGTGCCGGTCGTTGTCGTCACCCGCGGCGGCAACGGCGCTTACGCCGTCGACTCCGCCCACGGCGTGACCTGCGACGTCGGCGGCCTCAACATGGCCGCCCTCGACCCCACCGGCGCCGGCGACGTCTTCGGCGCCGGCTTCGTCTTCGGCACCCTCGCCGACTGGCCGCTGGCCGACCGGGTGAACTTCGCCAACCTGTGCGCCGCGCTGTCCGTGCAGCACTTCGGCGGATCCCTGTCCGCGCCCGGTTGGCACGACATCGCCAGCTGGTGGCGGCACCTCGGCCGCCGCGACGCCGACGAGCTGCACCCGTACGAGTTCCTCAACAACGTGCTGCCCACCGACCCGGCCGCCATGGTCCGCCGGGCCAGCCCCACCATCGGTCTGCGCGGCCTGAACTGA
- a CDS encoding VWA domain-containing protein, translating into MGIDSFASPVWFALLLGVGAVFGAYFWVSRRRRRHVVRFANMAVLDKVAPKRPNRLRMVPPILFLVAFIALTAALAGPMAEAKVPRNRATVMLVIDVSPSMDATDIQPSRIKAAQAAAKSFVENMTGGVNLGLVTYGGSATVDVSPTTARKPVADAIDNIQLQPATATGEAIAAALQSIQQFERGLGGAQGAPPAQIVLMSDGKQTAGRDEFAMAKESKEAKIPINTISYGTSEGVVVLQNQEVPVPVDDDSLHQLADISGGQFFKADTSDKLNQIYASLGQQIGYETQEADVSKPFVAIGAVLAVLGAAGALVLSQRVP; encoded by the coding sequence GTGGGGATCGATTCGTTCGCGTCGCCGGTGTGGTTCGCGCTCCTGCTGGGCGTGGGCGCGGTGTTCGGCGCGTACTTCTGGGTGTCGCGGCGCAGGCGGCGGCACGTGGTGCGCTTCGCCAACATGGCGGTGCTGGACAAGGTCGCGCCGAAGCGGCCGAACCGGCTGCGGATGGTGCCGCCGATCCTCTTCCTGGTTGCCTTCATCGCGCTGACGGCGGCGCTGGCCGGGCCGATGGCCGAAGCCAAGGTGCCGCGCAACCGGGCGACGGTGATGCTGGTGATCGACGTGTCTCCCTCGATGGACGCCACCGACATCCAGCCGTCGCGGATCAAGGCGGCGCAGGCGGCGGCCAAGTCGTTCGTGGAGAACATGACCGGCGGCGTCAACCTCGGCCTGGTCACCTACGGCGGCTCGGCCACGGTGGACGTCAGCCCGACCACGGCCCGCAAGCCGGTGGCCGACGCCATCGACAACATCCAGCTCCAGCCGGCCACCGCCACCGGCGAGGCCATCGCGGCGGCGCTCCAGTCGATCCAGCAGTTCGAACGGGGCCTCGGCGGCGCGCAAGGGGCCCCGCCGGCGCAGATCGTGCTCATGTCCGACGGCAAGCAGACCGCCGGCCGCGACGAGTTCGCCATGGCCAAGGAGTCCAAGGAAGCCAAGATCCCGATCAACACCATCTCCTACGGCACCAGCGAGGGCGTGGTCGTCCTGCAGAACCAGGAGGTGCCGGTGCCGGTCGACGACGACTCGCTGCACCAGCTGGCCGACATCTCCGGCGGCCAGTTCTTCAAGGCCGACACCAGCGACAAGCTGAACCAGATCTACGCCTCGCTGGGCCAGCAGATCGGCTACGAGACGCAGGAGGCCGACGTCAGCAAGCCGTTCGTGGCCATCGGAGCGGTGCTCGCGGTCCTCGGCGCGGCCGGCGCGCTGGTGCTGTCGCAGCGCGTTCCCTGA
- a CDS encoding LCP family protein, with protein sequence MRIGRVIGIVLVVLILLVLGVFVYADFSLKRTDALHDYSGRPAAGAGTNWLMVGSDSREGLTEEQKQQLATGDAAGSRTDSILLLHVPSSGKPTLVSLLRDSYVDIPGHGKNKLNAAFAFGGPQLLQQTVEGATGLHIDHYMEIGFGGFSTVVDDIGGVNMCIDKPMVDPKAGINLQPGCQDLNGAQALGYVRTRATPSADLDRVVHQRQFLSAVVSKITSPGVMFNPFKVFPLMSSVPGALTVNDGDHVWHLVSLAFSLASKDLVTTTVPVGSTPTVSGAGSVVVWNKDKATRLFDALRTDAEVPTDVLSGH encoded by the coding sequence GTGCGCATCGGGCGTGTCATCGGGATCGTGCTGGTGGTCCTGATCCTGCTCGTGCTGGGTGTGTTCGTGTACGCCGACTTCTCGTTGAAGCGGACCGACGCGCTCCACGACTACTCCGGCCGCCCCGCGGCGGGCGCGGGCACGAACTGGCTGATGGTCGGGTCGGACAGCCGTGAAGGGCTGACCGAGGAACAGAAGCAGCAGCTGGCCACCGGGGACGCGGCGGGCTCCCGCACCGACTCGATCCTGTTGCTGCACGTGCCGTCCAGCGGCAAGCCGACGCTGGTCAGCCTGCTGCGTGACTCCTATGTGGACATCCCGGGCCACGGCAAGAACAAGCTCAACGCGGCCTTCGCGTTCGGCGGCCCGCAGCTGTTGCAGCAGACCGTCGAGGGCGCGACCGGCCTGCACATCGACCACTACATGGAGATCGGCTTCGGCGGCTTCTCCACCGTCGTCGACGACATCGGCGGCGTGAACATGTGCATCGACAAGCCGATGGTCGACCCGAAGGCCGGCATCAACCTGCAGCCCGGCTGCCAGGACCTCAACGGCGCGCAGGCGCTGGGCTACGTCCGCACCCGGGCCACGCCCTCGGCCGACCTGGACCGGGTGGTGCACCAGCGGCAGTTCCTGTCGGCGGTGGTCAGCAAGATCACCAGTCCCGGCGTGATGTTCAACCCGTTCAAGGTCTTCCCGCTGATGTCCAGCGTGCCGGGCGCGCTGACGGTCAACGACGGCGACCACGTCTGGCACCTGGTCAGCCTGGCGTTCTCGCTGGCCAGCAAGGATCTCGTCACCACGACGGTGCCGGTCGGCAGCACGCCGACCGTGTCCGGCGCCGGCTCGGTGGTGGTGTGGAACAAGGACAAGGCCACGCGCCTGTTCGATGCGCTGCGCACCGACGCCGAAGTGCCCACGGACGTGCTCAGCGGCCACTAG
- a CDS encoding tetratricopeptide repeat protein, whose product MSAERPLTLQDLIRRRQAGGFVGRERQVAVFEENLRLPLSDPRRRVLFTVHGAAGIGKSFLIRQFRRIATDHGFATGLVTEAAYDLPGALAALAADLGPGKEFAKRLATYRQHRQDLDADPTVPEGLSSLLTKGAVRIGLGVAGEVPGVGAFTKPIDAKSAAEDVDKLRVFLSRKLRSRDDVELVMSPAEVLTPALVRDLNAVNKPIALFFDTYERTSPFLDQWLRDLLLGEYGTLPGETLFVIAGQRPLDLNLWGDYLSVRTDLPLDVFTEAETRGFLAARNVTDDHVVEDILALSGRLPVLVAMLASNQPTSVDEVRDHSGSAVERFLKWEPDPARQRTALSAALPRRFSAEVFAVATGSTDHLSWLRQQPFVTEQADGFHYHDVVRSQMLRVLRRREPEEWRSRHLALAADAEPLERAYHLLCADRAAALPQALEGLITAFSVRRSMSVQWASMILQAGRETETPEIIRRGTELVETTDYTERIGLLVDDRSLPASARALAHAQRGILLRRNRFFDEALADFEAAIQLAPDWIVYVGERGETLRRMGRPADALPDLDRLLAANPDDDWALGCRGAAFQALGRFDESLVDLSRSLALRPTYLWALGTRAETLLRMGRLPEALADTERALGRDPDYAYGLSRRALILVGMGEFDRAAADLTRLVELKWPDDTWARSQLDLIKDRRT is encoded by the coding sequence GTGTCCGCCGAGCGCCCGTTGACGTTGCAGGACCTGATCCGCCGGCGGCAGGCCGGCGGGTTCGTCGGCCGCGAGCGGCAGGTGGCGGTGTTCGAGGAGAACCTGCGCCTGCCGCTCAGCGACCCCCGCCGCCGCGTCCTGTTCACCGTGCACGGGGCGGCCGGCATCGGGAAGTCCTTCCTGATACGGCAGTTCCGCCGGATCGCGACTGATCATGGCTTCGCCACGGGACTTGTCACCGAGGCGGCCTACGACCTGCCGGGCGCCCTGGCCGCGCTGGCCGCGGATCTGGGGCCCGGCAAGGAGTTCGCCAAGCGGCTGGCGACGTACCGGCAGCACCGCCAGGACCTCGACGCCGATCCCACCGTGCCCGAGGGCCTGTCCTCGCTGCTCACCAAGGGCGCGGTGCGGATCGGGCTCGGCGTCGCCGGGGAGGTGCCGGGCGTCGGCGCCTTCACCAAGCCGATCGACGCCAAATCTGCCGCCGAGGACGTCGACAAGCTGCGGGTTTTCCTGTCCCGCAAGCTCCGCAGCCGTGACGACGTCGAGTTGGTGATGTCGCCGGCCGAGGTGCTCACGCCGGCGCTCGTCCGCGACCTCAACGCAGTGAACAAGCCGATCGCCCTGTTCTTCGACACCTACGAGCGGACCTCGCCCTTCCTCGACCAGTGGCTGCGGGACCTGTTGCTCGGCGAGTACGGCACGCTGCCGGGGGAGACGCTGTTCGTGATCGCGGGCCAGCGGCCGCTGGACCTCAACCTGTGGGGCGACTACCTCAGCGTCCGCACCGACCTGCCGCTGGACGTCTTCACCGAAGCCGAGACCCGCGGCTTCCTGGCCGCCCGCAACGTGACCGACGACCACGTGGTCGAGGACATCCTCGCGCTGTCGGGCCGGCTGCCGGTGCTGGTGGCGATGCTGGCCTCGAACCAGCCGACCAGCGTCGACGAGGTGCGGGACCACAGCGGCAGTGCCGTGGAACGCTTCCTGAAGTGGGAGCCCGATCCCGCACGGCAGCGGACGGCCCTGTCGGCCGCGTTGCCCCGCCGGTTCTCGGCCGAGGTGTTCGCGGTCGCCACCGGGTCTACCGATCACCTTTCCTGGTTGCGGCAACAACCTTTTGTCACCGAGCAGGCCGACGGCTTCCACTACCACGATGTCGTTCGGTCGCAAATGCTTCGGGTCCTGCGCCGTCGTGAGCCGGAGGAGTGGCGGTCGCGGCACCTCGCGCTGGCGGCCGATGCGGAGCCGTTGGAGCGGGCCTATCACCTGCTGTGCGCCGATCGGGCGGCCGCATTGCCGCAGGCGCTGGAGGGCTTGATCACCGCCTTCTCGGTTCGCCGGTCGATGTCCGTGCAGTGGGCGTCGATGATCCTGCAAGCCGGCCGCGAGACCGAGACCCCCGAGATCATTCGGCGCGGCACCGAACTGGTCGAGACGACCGACTACACCGAGCGGATCGGCCTGCTCGTGGACGACCGGTCGCTGCCGGCCTCAGCCCGCGCGCTGGCCCATGCCCAACGTGGCATTCTCTTGCGCCGCAACCGGTTCTTCGACGAGGCACTGGCCGACTTCGAGGCCGCCATCCAACTCGCGCCGGACTGGATCGTCTACGTCGGCGAGCGCGGAGAGACGCTGCGTCGCATGGGCCGGCCGGCCGACGCGCTGCCGGATCTGGACCGCCTGCTGGCCGCGAACCCCGACGACGACTGGGCGCTGGGCTGCCGCGGGGCCGCTTTCCAGGCGCTCGGCCGATTCGACGAGTCCCTTGTGGACCTGAGCCGATCCCTCGCGCTGCGGCCGACGTACCTGTGGGCGCTCGGCACCCGGGCCGAGACCCTCCTCCGAATGGGCCGCCTGCCCGAGGCGCTCGCCGACACCGAACGCGCGCTCGGCCGCGATCCCGACTACGCCTACGGCCTGAGCCGGCGGGCGCTGATCCTGGTCGGGATGGGCGAGTTCGACCGGGCCGCCGCCGACCTGACCCGGCTCGTCGAGCTGAAGTGGCCCGACGACACCTGGGCCCGGAGTCAGCTCGACCTGATCAAGGACCGCCGCACCTAG
- a CDS encoding substrate-binding domain-containing protein produces the protein MRRHRRSSRRWRFLLPVLVAVLAVGAVVTANATNSARTCTGELPLRVTVTPAMESVVQQAATGFEKDRSAVDGVCVKVEVVAEQAADVVAELPTKPIDPPALWIPDSSLWASTAVEKDAAVPGVRPNITSKGSLASSPLVVVGGMDEVAKLGWPQSSVSWKRLVDPDVPVDIADPLTNTEGIATLGLAEGMAPAQNGTPPPELIATLLRLRDSTQRDIDTCYQLMTKNPAKAPLFTATEQSVIAHNSSSDVAAVALYPTEGSVLFDYPVVRVATAEEQHGTGAAADAFDRRLRADTTAKSLSEAGFREPGGRAAWPARQGVRMDTPTRLPTPTASQVTTVLRAWDVIHLDGRTLAVIDTSGSMAEPMPDGQSRIEVARDGALVGMSLMPDTTAVGLWTFSEHGNELVPLGPLGGKTSGSPQRQALQQAAQSLPTRVGGSTALYDTALQAYRVLRDGYDATRVNSEVLITDGRNETTGGTDLDGLITALRAEADPSRPIQIIGIGLGPDADMGVLQQLASVTGGKAYQALSGADFRSVLFDALSRRPCFTSNC, from the coding sequence ATGCGTCGGCACCGGCGGTCGTCACGGCGCTGGCGTTTCCTGCTGCCCGTGTTGGTCGCGGTGCTGGCGGTCGGCGCGGTCGTCACGGCGAACGCGACCAACTCGGCCCGCACCTGCACCGGCGAGCTGCCACTGAGGGTGACCGTCACGCCGGCCATGGAGTCGGTCGTCCAGCAGGCCGCGACCGGCTTCGAGAAGGACCGGTCGGCCGTCGACGGCGTGTGCGTCAAGGTCGAGGTCGTCGCCGAGCAGGCCGCCGATGTGGTCGCCGAGCTGCCGACGAAGCCGATCGACCCGCCGGCGCTGTGGATCCCGGATTCCTCGCTGTGGGCGTCGACCGCGGTGGAGAAGGACGCCGCGGTGCCGGGCGTACGGCCGAACATCACCTCGAAGGGCTCGCTGGCATCGTCACCGCTGGTAGTCGTCGGCGGTATGGACGAGGTGGCCAAGCTGGGCTGGCCGCAGTCCTCGGTGAGCTGGAAACGCCTGGTGGACCCGGACGTCCCGGTGGACATCGCCGACCCGCTGACCAACACCGAGGGCATCGCCACGCTCGGCCTGGCCGAGGGCATGGCCCCGGCGCAGAACGGCACGCCGCCGCCGGAGCTCATCGCCACGCTGCTGCGGCTGCGCGACTCGACGCAGCGGGACATCGACACCTGCTACCAGCTGATGACCAAGAACCCGGCCAAGGCCCCGCTGTTCACCGCCACTGAACAGTCGGTGATCGCGCACAACAGCAGCTCGGACGTGGCCGCCGTCGCCCTGTACCCGACCGAGGGCTCGGTGCTGTTCGACTACCCCGTGGTCCGCGTGGCCACGGCCGAGGAGCAGCACGGAACAGGCGCCGCCGCCGACGCGTTCGACCGTCGGCTGCGGGCCGACACAACGGCGAAGTCCTTGAGCGAAGCGGGTTTCCGTGAACCGGGCGGCCGGGCCGCGTGGCCGGCACGGCAGGGCGTCCGGATGGACACCCCGACCAGGCTGCCCACGCCCACCGCGTCCCAGGTGACGACCGTGCTGCGGGCCTGGGACGTGATCCACCTGGACGGCCGCACCCTGGCCGTGATCGACACCTCCGGCTCGATGGCCGAACCCATGCCCGACGGCCAGTCCCGCATCGAGGTCGCCCGGGACGGCGCGCTGGTCGGCATGTCGCTGATGCCGGACACGACGGCCGTCGGCCTGTGGACGTTCTCCGAGCACGGGAACGAACTCGTGCCGCTCGGCCCGCTCGGCGGCAAGACCTCGGGCTCACCGCAGCGACAGGCCCTGCAACAGGCCGCACAGTCCCTGCCCACCCGCGTCGGCGGCAGTACCGCGCTGTACGACACCGCTTTACAGGCGTATCGAGTGCTACGCGACGGCTACGACGCCACCCGCGTCAACTCCGAGGTGCTGATCACCGACGGCCGCAACGAGACCACCGGCGGCACCGACCTGGACGGGCTGATCACGGCGCTGAGGGCCGAGGCCGACCCGAGCCGGCCGATCCAGATCATCGGCATCGGGCTCGGCCCCGACGCCGACATGGGCGTGCTCCAGCAGCTCGCCTCGGTCACCGGCGGCAAGGCCTACCAGGCACTCAGCGGCGCCGACTTCCGCAGCGTGCTGTTCGACGCGCTGAGCCGCCGGCCCTGCTTCACGTCCAACTGCTGA